Proteins co-encoded in one Callospermophilus lateralis isolate mCalLat2 chromosome 2, mCalLat2.hap1, whole genome shotgun sequence genomic window:
- the LOC143391796 gene encoding olfactory receptor 5AR1: protein MDKENHSTVTEFIFMGISQDPQLQMIFFVVFLIVYLVNVVGNVGMIILIISDTQLHTPMYIFLCNLSFVDLGYSTAIAPRMLADFLTKHKVISFSSCATQFAFFVGFVDTECYVLAAMAYDRFVAICRPLRYSTLMSKRVCLALMLGSYLAGLVSLVAHTSLTFSLNYCGSNIINHFFCEIPPLLALSCSDTYVSEILLFSLCGFIEFSTILIIVVSYAFILMAIIRMRSAEGRFKAFSTCGSHLTGVTLFYGTVMFMYLRPTSSYSLDQDKWASVFYTIIIPMLNPLIYSLRNKDVKAAFKKLVGRKPQ, encoded by the coding sequence atggataaagaaaaccacTCAACAGTGACAGAGTTCATCTTTATGGGCATCAGTCAAGACCCTCAGCTACAGATGATCTTCTTTGTGGTCTTCCTCATTGTCTACCTGGTCAATGTGGTGGGCAATGTTGGTATGATTATTCTGATCATATCAGACACTCAGCTTCACACACCCATGTATATTTTCCTCTGCAACCTCTCTTTTGTTGACCTGGGCTACTCCACAGCCATTGCCCCCAGGATGCTGGCTGACTTCCTGACAAAGCACAAAGTCATTTCCTTCTCCAGTTGTGCCACACAGTTTGCTTTCTTTGTCGGTTTTGTGGATACGGAGTGCTATGTCCTGGCGgccatggcctatgaccgctttGTGGCCATCTGTCGACCCCTCCGCTACAGCACTCTCATGTCCAAGCGGGTCTGCTTGGCTCTCATGCTGGGCTCTTACTTGGCTGGACTCGTGAGCTTAGTAGCCCACACTTCACTCACATTCAGCCTCAATTACTGCGGTTCCAACATCATCAACCATTTCTTCTGTGAAATCCCACCCCTCCTGGCCCTCTCTTGCTCAGACACCTATGTCAGTGAGATACTGCTGTTCAGTCTGTGCGGCTTCATCGAGTTCAGCACCATCCTCATCATTGTCGTCTCCTATGCCTTCATCCTCATGGCCATCATCAGAATGCGCTCCGCGGAAGGCCGCTTTAAGGCTTTCTCCACCTGTGGGTCCCACCTTACTGGTGTCACCCTCTTCTATGGCACAGTCATGTTTATGTATCTGAGGCCGACATCCAGCTACTCCCTGGACCAAGACAAGTGGgcctctgtgttctacaccatcatCATCCCCATGTTGAACCCCTTGATCTACAGTTTGCGGAACAAGGATGTGAAAGCTGCATTCAAAAAGCTGGTTGGGAGAAAACCTCAATAa